The Luteimonas sp. YGD11-2 genome has a window encoding:
- the ruvB gene encoding Holliday junction branch migration DNA helicase RuvB: MIDDRIIAAGATREDDAVEASIRPQRLADYLGQQPVREQLGIYIEAAKRRGEALDHVLIFGPPGLGKTTLSHVIANELGVNLRVTSGPVIEKAGDLAALLTNLQPHDVLFIDEIHRLSPVVEEVLYPAMEDFQIDIMIGEGPAARSIKLDLPPFTLIGATTRAGLLTAPLRDRFGIVQRLEFYSAEELTRIVRRSATILGIACEGEGAAEIARRARGTPRIANRLLRRVRDYAQVRADGHIQRDVARAAMDMLKVDPEGFDDLDRRLLRLIIENFDGGPVGVESLAAALSEERGTLEDVIEPYLIQQGYLVRTARGRMASQKAYRHLGLPVRARPDLFADVPAADPFEP; the protein is encoded by the coding sequence ATGATCGACGACCGCATCATCGCTGCCGGCGCCACCCGCGAGGACGACGCGGTCGAGGCCAGCATCCGCCCGCAACGCCTCGCCGACTACCTCGGCCAGCAGCCGGTGCGCGAGCAGCTGGGCATCTATATCGAGGCGGCGAAGCGGCGCGGCGAAGCGCTCGACCACGTGCTGATCTTCGGCCCACCCGGCCTGGGCAAGACCACGCTGTCGCATGTCATTGCCAACGAGCTCGGGGTCAACCTGCGGGTGACCTCGGGCCCGGTGATCGAGAAGGCCGGTGATCTCGCGGCGCTGCTGACCAACCTGCAGCCGCACGATGTGCTCTTCATCGACGAGATCCACCGGTTGTCGCCGGTGGTGGAGGAAGTGCTCTATCCGGCGATGGAGGACTTCCAGATCGACATCATGATCGGCGAGGGCCCCGCGGCGCGCTCGATCAAGCTCGACCTGCCACCGTTCACCCTGATCGGCGCCACCACCCGCGCCGGCCTGCTGACCGCGCCCCTGCGCGACCGCTTCGGCATCGTGCAGCGGCTGGAGTTCTACAGCGCCGAGGAGCTGACCCGCATCGTGCGGCGTTCGGCGACGATCCTCGGCATCGCCTGCGAAGGCGAGGGTGCCGCCGAGATCGCGCGCCGCGCACGTGGCACCCCGCGCATCGCCAACCGGCTGCTGCGGCGGGTGCGCGACTACGCCCAGGTGCGCGCCGACGGCCACATCCAGCGCGACGTCGCGCGTGCGGCGATGGACATGCTGAAGGTCGATCCGGAAGGTTTCGACGACCTTGACCGCCGGCTGCTGCGGCTGATCATCGAGAACTTCGACGGCGGCCCGGTGGGGGTGGAGTCACTGGCCGCGGCGCTGTCGGAAGAGCGCGGCACGCTGGAGGACGTCATCGAGCCCTACCTGATCCAGCAGGGCTATCTGGTGCGCACCGCGCGCGGGCGCATGGCCAGCCAGAAGGCCTACCGGCACCTCGGGCTGCCGGTGCGCGCGCGCCCCGACCTGTTCGCCGACGTGCCGGCGGCCGACCCTTTCGAGCCGTGA
- a CDS encoding potassium transporter Kup, giving the protein MGAIGVVFGDIGTSPLYTIREAFAPHYGLVADHDTVLGVLSMIFWSLMLVVTLKYVTIIMRADNDGEGGIIALMSLAQRRLPAGSRSAYVLGLLGILGASLFFGDGVITPAISVLSAVEGLEIVAPQLHDWVVPIALVVLVTLFATQRYGTAKVGRVFGPVMVLWFVVLAVMGIANIAHEPEVLHALNPWWALLFFQEHSVGGVFILGAVILAVTGGEAIYTDMGHFGPRPIRLAWYWFVLPALMINYLGQGALVLENPAAIRNPFYFGVPDWGRVPMIVLATLATVIASQAVITGGFSIARQAMQLGYIPRMKVRHTSSETIGQIYIPAINWMMMVIVIALVLGFRSSSALATAYGVSVSLTMLIDTLLLAVVARALWPQWRRWVLPLCVVFLVVDVAFVTANLAKVLQGGWFPLVLGVVLFTLLRTWRRGRQLLHEDVRSQGIRPDTFIPGLMLAPPLRVPGTAVFLTSDLTIVPQALLHNLKHNKVLHERNVFLTVETLTMPYARDRLKVSAIGDGFHRVQVKFGFMEIPDVPLALMRCSDVAPDLCVDPMETTYFTSRETVVASARRGMALWREQLFALMHRNAAPASGFFRIPGNRLVELGTRVEI; this is encoded by the coding sequence ATGGGCGCGATCGGTGTCGTCTTCGGCGATATCGGCACCAGCCCGCTCTACACCATCCGCGAGGCGTTCGCGCCGCACTACGGCCTCGTCGCCGACCACGACACCGTGCTCGGCGTGCTGTCGATGATCTTCTGGTCGCTGATGCTGGTGGTCACATTGAAGTACGTGACCATCATCATGCGCGCCGACAACGACGGCGAGGGCGGCATCATCGCGCTGATGTCACTGGCGCAGCGCCGGCTGCCGGCGGGGTCCAGGTCGGCCTACGTGCTGGGCCTGCTGGGCATCCTCGGTGCATCGCTGTTCTTCGGCGACGGCGTGATCACCCCGGCGATCTCGGTGCTGTCGGCCGTGGAGGGGTTGGAGATCGTCGCCCCGCAGCTGCATGACTGGGTGGTGCCGATCGCACTGGTGGTGCTGGTCACGCTGTTCGCCACCCAGCGCTACGGCACCGCGAAGGTCGGGCGCGTGTTCGGACCGGTGATGGTGCTGTGGTTCGTGGTGCTCGCGGTCATGGGTATCGCCAACATCGCCCACGAGCCCGAGGTGCTGCACGCATTGAACCCCTGGTGGGCCCTGCTGTTCTTCCAGGAACACAGTGTCGGTGGCGTCTTCATCCTCGGCGCGGTGATCCTGGCGGTCACCGGTGGCGAGGCGATCTACACCGACATGGGGCACTTCGGGCCGCGGCCCATCCGCCTGGCCTGGTACTGGTTCGTGCTGCCGGCGCTGATGATCAACTATCTCGGCCAAGGCGCGCTGGTGCTGGAGAATCCGGCGGCGATCCGCAACCCGTTCTACTTCGGGGTGCCCGACTGGGGGCGGGTGCCGATGATCGTCCTCGCCACCCTGGCCACGGTGATCGCCTCGCAGGCGGTGATCACCGGCGGCTTCTCGATCGCCCGCCAGGCCATGCAGCTGGGCTACATCCCGCGGATGAAGGTGCGCCACACCTCCAGCGAGACCATCGGGCAGATCTACATCCCGGCGATCAACTGGATGATGATGGTGATCGTCATCGCGCTGGTGCTGGGTTTCCGCTCCTCGTCGGCACTGGCGACCGCCTACGGCGTGTCGGTGTCGTTGACCATGCTGATCGACACCCTGCTGCTGGCCGTGGTCGCGCGCGCGCTGTGGCCGCAGTGGCGGCGCTGGGTGCTGCCGCTGTGCGTGGTGTTCCTGGTGGTGGATGTCGCCTTCGTCACCGCCAACCTTGCCAAGGTCCTGCAGGGCGGCTGGTTCCCGCTGGTGCTGGGCGTGGTGCTGTTCACCCTGCTGCGCACCTGGCGCCGCGGCCGCCAGCTGCTGCACGAGGACGTGCGCAGCCAGGGCATCCGCCCCGATACCTTCATCCCCGGGCTGATGCTGGCGCCGCCGCTGCGGGTACCCGGCACCGCGGTGTTCCTGACCAGTGACCTGACCATCGTGCCGCAGGCGCTGCTGCACAACCTCAAGCACAACAAGGTGCTGCACGAACGCAACGTGTTCCTGACCGTGGAAACGCTGACCATGCCGTACGCGCGCGACCGGCTGAAGGTCAGCGCGATCGGCGACGGCTTCCATCGCGTGCAGGTGAAATTCGGCTTCATGGAGATCCCCGACGTGCCGCTGGCACTGATGCGCTGCAGCGATGTCGCCCCGGACCTGTGTGTGGACCCGATGGAAACCACCTATTTCACCAGCCGCGAAACGGTGGTGGCGAGCGCGCGTCGCGGCATGGCGCTGTGGCGCGAGCAGCTGTTCGCACTGATGCATCGCAACGCGGCACCGGCCTCGGGCTTCTTCCGCATCCCCGGCAACCGGCTGGTCGAGCTGGGCACGCGCGTCGAGATCTGA
- the ruvA gene encoding Holliday junction branch migration protein RuvA, whose protein sequence is MIGRLKGILAHKQPPWLVVDVHGVGYELEAPMSTFYDLPEAGREVVLFTHYAQKEDSVSLYGFLTEPERRLFRDVQKVSGIGAKIALAVLSGASVGEFARLVQTGDITALTRIPGIGKKTAERMVVELRDRAADLAVGAAVSASGPVPADPLSEATVALQQLGYKPAEAQKMARAAASEGDTPEIIIRKALQSALR, encoded by the coding sequence ATGATCGGTCGCCTGAAAGGCATCCTCGCGCACAAGCAGCCGCCGTGGCTGGTGGTCGACGTGCATGGAGTGGGCTACGAACTCGAAGCACCGATGAGCACCTTCTACGACCTGCCCGAGGCCGGTCGCGAGGTGGTGCTGTTCACCCATTACGCGCAGAAGGAGGACAGCGTCTCGCTGTACGGCTTCCTCACCGAGCCCGAGCGCCGGCTGTTCCGCGACGTGCAGAAGGTCAGCGGCATCGGCGCCAAGATCGCGCTGGCGGTGCTGTCGGGTGCAAGCGTCGGCGAGTTCGCGCGGCTGGTGCAGACCGGCGACATCACCGCGCTGACGCGCATCCCCGGCATTGGCAAGAAGACCGCCGAGCGCATGGTGGTGGAACTGCGCGACCGCGCCGCCGATCTGGCGGTCGGCGCGGCGGTGTCCGCCAGCGGCCCGGTACCTGCCGATCCGCTGTCGGAAGCCACCGTGGCGCTGCAGCAGCTCGGCTACAAGCCGGCCGAGGCACAGAAGATGGCGCGCGCGGCGGCCAGTGAAGGCGATACGCCCGAAATCATCATCCGCAAGGCGCTACAGTCCGCGCTTCGCTGA
- the ruvC gene encoding crossover junction endodeoxyribonuclease RuvC has translation MTDPIAGTTRILGIDPGSQRTGVGIVDVAPDGRLRHVHHAPLQLLGEGGFPDRLRRLLDQLGAVIDTWHPHEVSIEQVFMSRNADSALKLGHARGAAICAAVLRDLPVHEYAATEIKLAVVGRGKAEKTQVQHMVGILLNLQGRLQADAADALAAAITHAHVRASAARLGVGTRTAWSR, from the coding sequence ATGACTGACCCCATCGCCGGCACCACCCGCATCCTCGGCATCGACCCGGGTTCGCAGCGCACCGGCGTCGGCATCGTTGATGTCGCCCCCGATGGCCGCCTGCGCCACGTCCACCACGCGCCACTGCAACTGCTGGGCGAAGGCGGTTTCCCGGACCGGCTGCGGCGGCTGCTCGACCAGCTCGGCGCGGTGATCGATACCTGGCATCCGCATGAGGTCTCGATCGAGCAGGTGTTCATGTCGCGCAATGCCGATTCCGCACTCAAGCTGGGCCACGCCCGCGGTGCGGCGATCTGCGCCGCCGTGCTGCGCGACCTGCCGGTGCACGAATACGCCGCCACCGAGATCAAGCTGGCGGTGGTCGGGCGCGGCAAGGCGGAAAAGACCCAGGTGCAGCATATGGTGGGTATCCTGCTCAACCTGCAGGGCAGGCTGCAGGCGGATGCCGCCGATGCGCTGGCGGCGGCCATCACCCACGCCCACGTGCGCGCCAGCGCGGCGCGGCTGGGCGTCGGTACGCGCACCGCCTGGAGCCGCTGA
- a CDS encoding YebC/PmpR family DNA-binding transcriptional regulator has protein sequence MGRGPSIEARKNATDAKRGKIFTKIIREIGVAARAGGGDPANNPRLRAAIDKGMAQNMSKDVVERAIKKATGELEGVEYEEVRYEGYAPGGIAVIVDCLTDNRVRTVADVRHAFSKCGGNMGTEGSVSFMFRRLGVLSFAAGADEDRVTEAAIEAGADDVVVYPDDGAIEVLTSPEDFIGVRDAMTAAGMAPAHAELTFRADTDVAADPDTAQQVRKLLDMLEDLDDVQDVYSNVDQASLDQA, from the coding sequence ATGGGTCGTGGACCTTCGATCGAGGCGCGCAAGAACGCGACCGACGCCAAGCGCGGCAAGATCTTCACCAAGATCATCCGCGAGATCGGCGTCGCGGCGCGTGCCGGCGGCGGCGATCCCGCCAACAATCCGCGCCTGCGTGCCGCCATCGACAAGGGCATGGCGCAGAACATGTCCAAGGACGTGGTGGAGCGCGCGATCAAAAAGGCCACCGGCGAACTCGAGGGCGTCGAGTACGAGGAAGTGCGCTACGAGGGCTATGCCCCCGGCGGCATCGCGGTGATCGTGGACTGCCTCACCGACAACCGCGTGCGCACCGTGGCCGATGTGCGCCATGCGTTCTCCAAGTGCGGCGGCAACATGGGTACCGAAGGGTCGGTGTCCTTCATGTTCCGGCGCCTGGGCGTGCTGAGCTTCGCCGCCGGGGCCGACGAGGACCGGGTGACCGAAGCGGCGATCGAGGCCGGCGCTGACGACGTGGTGGTGTACCCGGACGACGGCGCGATCGAGGTGCTCACCTCGCCCGAGGATTTCATCGGCGTGCGCGATGCGATGACCGCCGCCGGTATGGCGCCGGCGCATGCGGAGCTCACCTTCCGCGCCGACACCGACGTCGCCGCCGATCCCGACACCGCGCAGCAGGTGCGCAAGCTGCTGGACATGCTTGAGGACCTCGACGACGTGCAGGACGTCTATTCCAACGTCGACCAGGCGTCGCTGGACCAGGCCTGA